A genomic region of Serratia fonticola contains the following coding sequences:
- a CDS encoding SLC13 family permease, whose amino-acid sequence MSSNALAGLCGPFLRDRFLHMLLLIGMLLFAIAPQPLTAVAGFVDWRTIMTLLGLMLLTKGVEVSGYFDFIGRQIINSLRSERRLALFLVFSSALLSSFLTNDVALFIVIPLTITLKKLSSLPIGRLIIFQALAVNAGSLLTPIGNPQNILLWSKSSLTFMEFIGQMLPFGAAMMLSLLALTWCSFPSRDIIKTPNTQGYPYQMRLLLSSVALYIVFLISLEFDVPLYGMLAVFACFLLLARQVLLQIDWSLIFVFLAMFIDIGLLTQLPAIQPLFTEIASLSDSRVYALGIGLSQVISNVPATILLLNYVPSSAMVAYAVNAGGFGLAIGSLANLIALRMAGERLIWLRFHYYSLPFLAWSVWVGWMLLR is encoded by the coding sequence ATGAGTTCAAATGCCCTGGCGGGGCTGTGTGGGCCCTTTCTGCGTGACCGTTTTCTGCATATGTTGCTGTTGATCGGTATGCTGCTGTTTGCCATTGCCCCCCAGCCGTTAACGGCCGTTGCCGGTTTTGTCGATTGGCGCACTATCATGACGTTATTGGGATTGATGCTGTTGACCAAAGGCGTGGAGGTGAGCGGCTATTTCGATTTTATCGGCCGCCAGATTATCAACAGTTTACGCAGTGAACGCAGGTTGGCGCTGTTTCTGGTGTTTTCCTCCGCGTTACTCTCTTCATTCCTTACCAATGATGTGGCGTTGTTTATCGTTATCCCGTTGACCATCACGCTGAAAAAACTCTCTTCACTGCCAATAGGTCGATTGATTATTTTCCAGGCGCTGGCGGTTAATGCCGGATCGTTATTAACGCCAATCGGCAATCCACAAAACATCCTGTTGTGGAGCAAGTCATCGCTGACGTTCATGGAGTTTATTGGCCAAATGCTCCCCTTTGGGGCGGCGATGATGCTAAGCCTGCTGGCGTTGACCTGGTGCAGTTTTCCGTCGCGCGACATTATCAAAACGCCTAATACCCAGGGATACCCTTATCAGATGCGCCTGCTGTTGAGCAGTGTGGCGCTGTACATTGTTTTTCTGATCAGTCTGGAATTTGATGTGCCGCTGTATGGCATGTTGGCGGTGTTTGCCTGTTTTCTGTTGCTGGCCCGGCAGGTGTTGCTGCAGATTGACTGGAGCTTGATTTTTGTCTTTCTCGCCATGTTCATCGACATTGGGCTGTTGACCCAACTGCCTGCCATACAACCGTTGTTTACCGAGATAGCCTCATTGTCTGACAGCCGTGTCTATGCGTTAGGTATCGGTTTGTCTCAGGTGATCAGTAATGTTCCCGCGACCATTTTATTGCTCAACTATGTTCCTTCCAGCGCTATGGTGGCCTATGCGGTGAATGCGGGCGGCTTTGGTTTGGCAATCGGTTCATTGGCCAACCTGATTGCCTTGCGCATGGCGGGGGAACGTCTTATCTGGCTGCGTTTTCACTACTATTCACTGCCGTTTCTGGCCTGGTCAGTGTGGGTTGGCTGGATGTTGTTACGCTAA